Proteins from one Chroococcidiopsis sp. CCMEE 29 genomic window:
- a CDS encoding alanine--glyoxylate aminotransferase family protein: MTRTLSINDSQRLQLAPLEMPTRLLLGPGPSNAHPAVLQAMNTPPVGHLDPAFLVLMDEIQSLLRYVWQTENLLTIAVSGTGTAAMEATIANATEPGDVVLVGVNGYFGNRLVDMAGRYGADVRTLRKPWGQIFTLDELRTALEQHRPAILALVHAETSTGARQLLEGVGDLCREFGCLLLVDTVTSLGGVPLFLDAWGVDLAYSCSQKGLGCPPGASPFTISPRAMEKLQQRRTKVANWYLDMSLLGKYWGSDRTYHHTAPINLYYALREALRLVAEEGLANCWQRHQRNVEYLWEGLEDLGLTLHVEREFRLPTLTTVRIPEGVDGKAITRQLLNEYGIEIGGGLGELAGQAWRIGLMGFNSRQESVDQLLEALRQVLPK; this comes from the coding sequence ATGACACGAACACTTTCAATCAACGACAGCCAGCGTCTGCAACTCGCACCTCTGGAAATGCCAACCCGCCTGCTGCTAGGACCGGGACCCTCGAATGCCCATCCCGCAGTTCTCCAGGCGATGAATACACCGCCAGTTGGGCATCTCGACCCAGCGTTTCTGGTACTCATGGATGAGATTCAGTCGCTGCTACGCTATGTGTGGCAGACGGAAAACCTGCTGACTATTGCAGTCAGTGGTACGGGAACAGCTGCAATGGAAGCCACGATCGCCAATGCAACTGAACCGGGTGATGTGGTCCTAGTTGGGGTGAATGGGTACTTCGGCAATCGCCTTGTAGATATGGCGGGACGATATGGTGCAGATGTGCGAACCCTGAGAAAACCCTGGGGACAAATTTTCACGTTGGATGAACTCCGAACCGCCTTAGAGCAGCATCGTCCGGCTATCCTAGCTTTGGTTCATGCTGAAACATCCACAGGAGCACGTCAACTCTTGGAAGGAGTTGGCGATTTGTGTCGTGAATTCGGCTGTCTGTTGCTGGTGGATACGGTGACGAGTCTGGGTGGTGTGCCTTTGTTCCTGGATGCGTGGGGGGTTGACCTGGCATATAGCTGTAGCCAGAAAGGATTGGGTTGCCCACCCGGTGCTTCACCCTTTACGATCAGTCCTCGGGCAATGGAGAAATTGCAGCAGCGCCGAACGAAGGTTGCCAACTGGTATCTTGATATGTCGTTGCTGGGTAAGTATTGGGGCAGCGATCGCACCTATCACCACACAGCCCCTATCAACCTATACTATGCCCTGCGGGAAGCCCTACGTTTAGTTGCAGAAGAGGGACTGGCAAACTGCTGGCAGCGGCATCAACGGAACGTAGAGTACCTCTGGGAGGGGCTAGAAGATTTAGGACTCACCTTACACGTTGAGCGAGAGTTCCGACTGCCAACACTTACGACTGTCCGTATTCCAGAAGGTGTGGACGGCAAGGCAATTACACGGCAGTTGCTGAATGAATATGGGATTGAGATTGGAGGTGGTCTGGGCGAACTCGCTGGTCAAGCTTGGCGGATTGGACTGATGGGCTTCAATAGCAGACAAGAGAGTGTCGATCAACTCTTAGAAGCACTGCGGCAGGTTTTGCCCAAGTAG